A portion of the Microbacterium sufflavum genome contains these proteins:
- a CDS encoding 5'-3' exonuclease, producing MPRAERLMLLDTASLYFRAFYGVPDKVSAPDGSPINAARGLLDIVAKLITQYQPTHVVACWDDDWRPQWRVDLIPSYKTHRVVEVVAGAPDVEEVPDPLEAQIPLIRETLAAIGIPIVGVAEHEADDVIGTLATHASMPVDIVTGDRDLFQLVDDAADVRVIYTARGMSNLEVVTDATVVAKYGVLPSQYADFATMRGDASDGLPGVAGVGEKTAATLLGVHGDLVGIREAAEAGEGMSAGVRAKILAATAYLDVAPTVVAVATDLPIGTPDVPLRALSESEVTTATALAERWNLGGSMTRAVTAVTEAGRAATEE from the coding sequence ATGCCCCGCGCCGAACGCCTCATGCTGCTCGACACCGCCAGTCTGTACTTCCGCGCCTTCTACGGCGTGCCCGACAAGGTGAGCGCCCCGGACGGCTCCCCCATCAACGCCGCGCGCGGACTGCTCGACATTGTCGCGAAGCTCATCACCCAGTATCAGCCGACGCACGTGGTCGCCTGCTGGGACGACGACTGGCGGCCGCAGTGGCGCGTCGACCTGATCCCGAGCTACAAGACGCACCGCGTGGTGGAGGTCGTGGCCGGTGCGCCGGACGTCGAGGAGGTGCCCGATCCCCTGGAGGCGCAGATCCCGCTCATCCGCGAGACCCTCGCCGCCATCGGGATCCCGATCGTCGGTGTGGCCGAGCACGAGGCCGACGACGTGATCGGCACCCTGGCGACGCACGCATCCATGCCGGTCGACATCGTGACGGGCGATCGCGACCTCTTCCAGCTCGTCGACGACGCCGCCGACGTCCGGGTCATCTATACGGCGCGCGGCATGAGCAACCTCGAGGTGGTCACCGACGCCACCGTCGTCGCCAAGTACGGGGTGCTCCCGTCGCAGTATGCCGACTTCGCCACGATGCGAGGGGATGCGTCCGACGGCCTCCCCGGCGTCGCCGGGGTGGGCGAGAAGACGGCGGCCACGCTGCTGGGGGTGCACGGCGACCTGGTGGGGATCCGGGAGGCGGCGGAGGCGGGTGAGGGCATGAGCGCAGGGGTGCGCGCCAAGATCCTCGCAGCGACGGCCTACCTCGATGTCGCACCGACCGTCGTGGCCGTGGCGACGGATCTCCCGATCGGCACACCGGACGTCCCCCTCCGTGCCCTGTCCGAGAGCGAGGTCACGACGGCGACGGCACTGGCGGAGAGGTGGAACCTCGGCGGCTCGATGACGCGGGCGGTCACCGCGGT